One part of the Parambassis ranga chromosome 8, fParRan2.1, whole genome shotgun sequence genome encodes these proteins:
- the LOC114439410 gene encoding beta-galactoside-binding lectin-like — MAGMMVKNMSFKVGQTLTIVGVPKPDATDFAVNICPNDTDIELHINPRFNAHGDENTVVCNSCNGGSWGQEIREGGFPFTQGQEFKIVIQFSPDGFVVNFSDGSKIQFPKRLGADKYSNITFDGGVRIQSIEIK; from the exons GGTATGATGGTCAAAAACATGTCCTTCAAGGTGGGACAGACGCTCACCATCGTTGGAGTCCCCAAACCTGATGCCACAGA ctttgCGGTGAACATTTGTCCCAACGACACGGACATCGAGCTGCACATCAACCCTCGCTTTAACGCGCACGGGGACGAGAACACGGTGGTCTGCAACTCCTGCAATGGAGGAAGCTGGGGTCAGGAGATCCGCGAGGGGGGCTTTCCCTTCACACAGGGGCAGGAgttcaag ATCGTCATTCAGTTCAGCCCTGATGGGTTTGTGGTGAATTTCTCAGACGGCTCTAAAATCCAGTTCCCAAAGCGCCTGGGAGCTGACAAATACTCCAACATCACCTTCGACGGAGGCGTTCGCATCCAAAGCATCGAGATCAAGTAA
- the LOC114439412 gene encoding beta-galactoside-binding lectin-like, protein MTGMIINNWSFKEGQTLTITGFIKSNATSFAVNINNSNNNDIALRISPRFSVSSDDEMVVFNSRKGGVWGSEIRQPGNPFTQGKDFTIVINFTRAGFQGNLQDKSFTFPNRLEEDKYTGLSFEGGARIQSTEIK, encoded by the exons ATGACA ggCATGATCATCAATAACTGGTCCTTCAAGGAGGGACAGACGCTGACCATCACTGGATTCATCAAATCCAATGCCACAAG ctttgCGGTGAACATTAACAATTCCAACAACAATGACATTGCTCTGCGCATCAGCCCTCGCTTTAGTGTGAGCAGTGATGACGAAATGGTGGTCTTCAACAGCCGTAAGGGGGGAGTCTGGGGTTCAGAGATCCGCCAGCCGGGCAATCCCTTCACCCAGGGGAAGGATTTcacg ATCGTCATTAACTTCACCCGTGCTGGGTTCCAGGGGAATCTCCAAGACAAATCATTCACCTTCCCAAACCGCCTGGAAGAAGACAAATACACCGGCCTCTCCTTTGAAGGAGGCGCGCGCATCCAAAGCACTGAGATCAAGTAA
- the LOC114439413 gene encoding beta-galactoside-binding lectin-like: MTGKTVKNISFSVGQTLTLVSNPNTSERFAVNIGPNEDDIALHINPRFNENVVVYNSCEGGSWGEEIREGNPLSLGQEFKIVVEFTPDGFVVTLSEDTKFQFPNRLGAETYSYLTFSEDVSMQIIDVQ, encoded by the exons ATGACA GGAAAGACAGTCAAAAACATTTCCTTCAGCGTGGGACAGACGCTGACCCTCGTCTCCAACCCCAATACCTCAGAGCG ctttgCAGTGAACATTGGTCCCAACGAGGATGACATCGCACTGCACATCAACCCTCGCTTTAACGAGAACGTGGTGGTCTACAACAGCTGTGAGGGAGGAAGCTGGGGTGAGGAGATCAGGGAGGGCAATCCCCTTAGCCTGGGGCAGGAgttcaag ATAGTCGTTGAGTTCACCCCTGATGGGTTTGTGGTGACTCTCTCAGAAGACACTAAATTCCAGTTCCCAAACCGCCTGGGAGCCGAGACGTACTCCTACCTGACCTTCAGTGAAGATGTTAGCATGCAAATCATCGATGTTCAGTAA